A genome region from Populus alba chromosome 5, ASM523922v2, whole genome shotgun sequence includes the following:
- the LOC118047651 gene encoding sucrose nonfermenting 4-like protein isoform X2, which yields MFGSGSSSGHDNSGVIPVRFVWPYGGGEVSISGTFTRWIDLLPMSLVEGSPNVFQIVVSLVPGLHQFKFRVDGQWRVDDQLSFVDGPYGVVNTVVLTEDPPQILNSETPGRSNMELDDVSVCPEVIQGISATELEVSRHRISAFLSTHTAYELLPESGKVIALDVTLPVKQAFHILYEQGIPMAPLWDFCKGQFVGVLTALDFILILRELGTHGSNLTEEELETHTISAWKEGKMHLNRQIDGSGRAYSKHLIHAGPYDSMKDVSLKILQNSVSTVPIIHSASQDGSFPQLLHLASLSGILKCICRYFRHSAGSLPILQQPICSIPLGTWVPKIGEPNRRPFAMLRPNASLGAALSLLAQANVSSIPIVNDNDSLLDVYSRSDITALAKDKAYAQIHLDEISIHQALQLGQNANSSNAFYNGQRCQMCLRTDSLHKVMERLANPGVRRLLIVEAGSKRVEGVISLSDVFRFLLGI from the exons ATGTTTGGTTCTGGTTCCAGTTCTGGCCATGATAATAGTGGAGTAATTCCGGTGCGCTTCGTTTGGCCTTATGGAGGGGGAGAAGTGTCTATCTCTGGTACCTTTACTAG GTGGATTGATCTTTTACCCATGTCCTTGGTGGAGGGGAGCCCTAATGTATTTCAAATTGTTGTTAGCTTAGTGCCTGGATTGCATCAG TTCAAGTTCCGTGTAGATGGACAATGGCGGGTTGATGACCAGCTATCCTTTGTTGATGGGCCTTATGGGGTGGTAAATACTGTTGTCTTAACTGAGGATCCTCCACAAATACTTAATTCCGAGACACCTGGGAGATCCAACATGGAGCTGGATGATGTTTCTGTTTGCCCG GAAGTAATCCAAGGGATATCAGCAACTGAGTTGGAGGTCTCTCGTCATCGTATTTCTGCTTTCTTGTCCACACATACTGCATATGAGTTGCTTCCAGAGTCAGGCAAG GTTATTGCCTTGGATGTTACTCTACCTGTGAAGCAAGCCTTTCATATTCTCTATGAACAG GGCATCCCTATGGCTCCTCTCTGGGACTTTTGCAAGGGCCAGTTTGTTGGAGTGCTTACTGCGTTGGACTTCATCTTGATTCTGAGGGAG CTTGGAACTCATGGATCTAATCTGACGGAGGAAGAATTAGAGACACATACTATATCTGCTTGGAAGGAAGGAAAAATGCATCTCAACAGACAGATTGATGGTAGTGGGAGAGCATACTCTAAACATCTGATCCAT GCAGGGCCATATGATTCGATGAAAGAtgtttctttgaaaattttgcaaaacagcgTATCAACAGTTCCCATTATTCATTCTGCTTCTCAGGATGGCTCATTTCCACAGCTACTTCATCTTGCTTCCCTGTCTGGAATACTAAAAT GTATATGCAGGTATTTCAGACATTCTGCTGGCTCCTTACCCATTCTTCAACAGCCAATTTGTTCAATTCCTTTGGGTACATGGGTTCCAAAAATTGGGGAACCAAACAGACGGCCATTTGCAATGTTGAGACCAAATGCTTCTCTCGGTGCTGCTCTGTCTTTGTTGGCTCAAG CCAATGTCAGTTCAATACCAATTGTAAATGATAACGATTCACTGCTGGATGTATATTCTCGAAG TGATATCACTGCTTTGGCAAAAGATAAAGCCTATGCACAAATTCATCTCGATGAAATAAGTATTCATCAG GCTCTGCAATTGGGTCAGAATGCAAATTCTTCAAATGCATTCTACAATGGACAGAGATGTCAGATGTGTTTGCGGACTGATTCTCTACACAAAGTGATGGAGCGTTTGGCAAATCCCG GGGTTAGGAGGCTTTTGATTGTGGAAGCTGGCAGCAAGCGTGTAGAAGGGGTTATCTCACTGAGTGATGTCTTCAGGTTCCTGCTGGGGATATAG
- the LOC118047651 gene encoding sucrose nonfermenting 4-like protein isoform X1, translating to MFGSGSSSGHDNSGVIPVRFVWPYGGGEVSISGTFTRWIDLLPMSLVEGSPNVFQIVVSLVPGLHQFKFRVDGQWRVDDQLSFVDGPYGVVNTVVLTEDPPQILNSETPGRSNMELDDVSVCPMLPVYSFRAELVTLLVRTFQEVIQGISATELEVSRHRISAFLSTHTAYELLPESGKVIALDVTLPVKQAFHILYEQGIPMAPLWDFCKGQFVGVLTALDFILILRELGTHGSNLTEEELETHTISAWKEGKMHLNRQIDGSGRAYSKHLIHAGPYDSMKDVSLKILQNSVSTVPIIHSASQDGSFPQLLHLASLSGILKCICRYFRHSAGSLPILQQPICSIPLGTWVPKIGEPNRRPFAMLRPNASLGAALSLLAQANVSSIPIVNDNDSLLDVYSRSDITALAKDKAYAQIHLDEISIHQALQLGQNANSSNAFYNGQRCQMCLRTDSLHKVMERLANPGVRRLLIVEAGSKRVEGVISLSDVFRFLLGI from the exons ATGTTTGGTTCTGGTTCCAGTTCTGGCCATGATAATAGTGGAGTAATTCCGGTGCGCTTCGTTTGGCCTTATGGAGGGGGAGAAGTGTCTATCTCTGGTACCTTTACTAG GTGGATTGATCTTTTACCCATGTCCTTGGTGGAGGGGAGCCCTAATGTATTTCAAATTGTTGTTAGCTTAGTGCCTGGATTGCATCAG TTCAAGTTCCGTGTAGATGGACAATGGCGGGTTGATGACCAGCTATCCTTTGTTGATGGGCCTTATGGGGTGGTAAATACTGTTGTCTTAACTGAGGATCCTCCACAAATACTTAATTCCGAGACACCTGGGAGATCCAACATGGAGCTGGATGATGTTTCTGTTTGCCCG ATGCTTcctgtgtattccttcagggcAGAGTTGGTCACTCTGTTAGTTCGTACTTTTCAGGAAGTAATCCAAGGGATATCAGCAACTGAGTTGGAGGTCTCTCGTCATCGTATTTCTGCTTTCTTGTCCACACATACTGCATATGAGTTGCTTCCAGAGTCAGGCAAG GTTATTGCCTTGGATGTTACTCTACCTGTGAAGCAAGCCTTTCATATTCTCTATGAACAG GGCATCCCTATGGCTCCTCTCTGGGACTTTTGCAAGGGCCAGTTTGTTGGAGTGCTTACTGCGTTGGACTTCATCTTGATTCTGAGGGAG CTTGGAACTCATGGATCTAATCTGACGGAGGAAGAATTAGAGACACATACTATATCTGCTTGGAAGGAAGGAAAAATGCATCTCAACAGACAGATTGATGGTAGTGGGAGAGCATACTCTAAACATCTGATCCAT GCAGGGCCATATGATTCGATGAAAGAtgtttctttgaaaattttgcaaaacagcgTATCAACAGTTCCCATTATTCATTCTGCTTCTCAGGATGGCTCATTTCCACAGCTACTTCATCTTGCTTCCCTGTCTGGAATACTAAAAT GTATATGCAGGTATTTCAGACATTCTGCTGGCTCCTTACCCATTCTTCAACAGCCAATTTGTTCAATTCCTTTGGGTACATGGGTTCCAAAAATTGGGGAACCAAACAGACGGCCATTTGCAATGTTGAGACCAAATGCTTCTCTCGGTGCTGCTCTGTCTTTGTTGGCTCAAG CCAATGTCAGTTCAATACCAATTGTAAATGATAACGATTCACTGCTGGATGTATATTCTCGAAG TGATATCACTGCTTTGGCAAAAGATAAAGCCTATGCACAAATTCATCTCGATGAAATAAGTATTCATCAG GCTCTGCAATTGGGTCAGAATGCAAATTCTTCAAATGCATTCTACAATGGACAGAGATGTCAGATGTGTTTGCGGACTGATTCTCTACACAAAGTGATGGAGCGTTTGGCAAATCCCG GGGTTAGGAGGCTTTTGATTGTGGAAGCTGGCAGCAAGCGTGTAGAAGGGGTTATCTCACTGAGTGATGTCTTCAGGTTCCTGCTGGGGATATAG